The proteins below are encoded in one region of Aquisphaera giovannonii:
- a CDS encoding phytanoyl-CoA dioxygenase family protein, producing the protein MGRRLSAADVARFEEDGVLFPVAALDPGPLAAFRSGFESVMEALGDDRRPERFGQWHLCFRWAYDLVTHPPILDAVEDLLGPDILVHSASAFAKRPGSPEFVSWHQDGYNWELDVPRLASAWVALTDSTPENGCLRVVPGSHRRSRLDHLARHHEHNMLGSGLQVADEVVESQAVDVALRAGEMSFHHVDIVHGSGPNRSRGPRIGFAIRYTTPGVSQRRSHHEVVLARGSDRHARFDVRAAPPSGSIADGWSAQRALAGRMSEAQVPSSRRAEK; encoded by the coding sequence ATGGGCCGGCGCCTCTCCGCCGCGGACGTCGCCCGCTTCGAGGAGGACGGGGTCCTCTTCCCGGTCGCGGCCCTGGATCCGGGGCCGCTCGCCGCGTTCCGCTCGGGCTTCGAATCGGTGATGGAGGCGCTCGGCGACGATCGCCGTCCCGAGCGGTTCGGCCAGTGGCACCTCTGCTTCCGGTGGGCCTACGACCTGGTGACCCACCCGCCGATCCTCGATGCGGTGGAGGACCTGCTGGGCCCGGACATCCTCGTCCACTCGGCGTCCGCGTTCGCCAAGCGCCCGGGCAGCCCGGAGTTCGTCTCCTGGCACCAGGACGGGTACAACTGGGAGCTCGACGTCCCCAGGCTCGCCTCGGCGTGGGTCGCCCTCACCGACAGCACGCCGGAGAACGGCTGCCTCCGGGTCGTCCCGGGGTCGCATCGGCGTTCGCGGCTGGATCACCTCGCGCGGCATCACGAGCACAACATGCTCGGCAGCGGCCTCCAGGTCGCCGACGAGGTGGTCGAGTCGCAGGCCGTCGACGTCGCGCTCAGGGCCGGCGAGATGTCGTTCCACCACGTCGACATCGTCCACGGCTCGGGGCCGAATCGCTCGCGCGGGCCGCGCATCGGCTTCGCGATCCGCTACACGACGCCGGGCGTGTCCCAGCGGCGGTCGCATCACGAGGTGGTCCTGGCCCGCGGCTCGGATCGCCACGCCCGGTTCGACGTCCGGGCCGCGCCGCCGTCCGGCTCGATCGCCGACGGCTGGTCGGCCCAGAGGGCCCTGGCCGGGCGGATGAGCGAGGCTCAGGTCCCGTCCTCGCGGCGGGCGGAGAAGTAG
- a CDS encoding DUF6492 family protein, giving the protein MGSQPLHREDADHSGRRPGFQPSAAAAGHHRAAARLAREHCPAATTAAGLGPDAGPALALVDWIARRTTVAGDFRRRPGGRDASGTGPAPFAAGESFDLILCLDLPGRAERPEVLLRGLLEIGGRVIVSVPLAGTDAAADAEEPGDVDPLLLQRWARRRWLASEMVHEGGLSRLVAVFRGGGAASPWDFGDSEEDRSWMGGMAAAIDAVRLPRRRPRSDRVLKAESRPDDPLRREVVGTVGVYIVRALLGAMGFDEGRKFGWRLEHKLVQARVFNHYLGREFPASWGVDSLIRRGLADPLIDALLARRVIAKEALGHLSGDYGEPEATHEVLASLMRDGRPPAASAPAEEAWVIQERLEIEHEYRVHSLEDLVLPGMTFSRYGPFCVPGDRDEVNAYVASILARLPDALVGESLYAWDIARVAGGGLRVVEANLVGFHPVYERGFQASGFFQYHPQGPPLLVDLLRHAESTYNVRFELLGDWSGEPNRHALYLRVFRHYLDRPPIHAVPSGERPAALPAPERVDAVLHLRAEELPRFALLRDSIASTGAPIGTLHVAVPDAEIEAVMAHGATSGPGCVLVPESELVPMRPGPDGPPDRALGQVARLALAARIGEEFCLDLAPDVVSVRRFRVSDLIREGKAFHSRAIGAERADRYRRAEELLGLRRSGWAHGTLPFLFVKRTVLAMLDYLASRAAAAPGGDGDWRGYLLRRAEWDLGEAYFTFAEAFGLEERDYFPGEWGLAGNCAWSVEDWETWDPSASFEEYISFYFSVLRVGRVPAGTIRRRLAPHLGTGILGPQRKDD; this is encoded by the coding sequence ATGGGATCGCAGCCCTTGCACCGCGAGGACGCAGATCATAGCGGCCGTCGGCCGGGATTCCAACCCTCGGCCGCGGCGGCAGGCCACCACCGGGCGGCCGCGCGACTGGCGCGGGAGCATTGCCCCGCGGCGACGACGGCGGCGGGCCTCGGGCCGGACGCCGGCCCCGCCCTCGCGCTGGTCGACTGGATCGCGCGTCGCACGACCGTGGCCGGGGACTTCCGGCGACGGCCCGGGGGGCGAGACGCCTCGGGGACGGGCCCGGCTCCTTTCGCGGCCGGCGAATCCTTCGACCTCATCCTCTGCCTCGACCTCCCGGGCCGGGCCGAGCGGCCGGAAGTCCTGCTCCGCGGCCTGCTGGAGATCGGGGGGCGTGTCATCGTCTCGGTGCCCCTCGCCGGGACGGACGCCGCCGCGGACGCCGAGGAACCCGGGGACGTCGATCCCCTGCTCCTCCAGCGATGGGCCAGGCGGCGGTGGCTCGCGTCGGAGATGGTCCATGAGGGGGGCCTCTCGCGGCTGGTCGCGGTCTTCCGCGGGGGCGGGGCGGCGTCGCCGTGGGACTTCGGGGACTCGGAGGAGGATCGCTCCTGGATGGGCGGGATGGCCGCCGCGATCGACGCGGTCCGCCTCCCCCGGCGACGGCCCCGGTCGGACCGGGTCCTGAAGGCCGAGTCCCGGCCGGACGACCCGCTGCGGCGCGAGGTGGTGGGCACGGTCGGCGTCTACATCGTCCGGGCCCTCCTCGGCGCGATGGGCTTCGACGAGGGCCGCAAGTTCGGCTGGCGGCTGGAGCACAAGCTCGTGCAGGCGAGGGTCTTCAACCACTACCTCGGGCGCGAGTTCCCGGCGTCCTGGGGGGTCGATTCCCTAATCCGGCGCGGCCTGGCCGACCCGCTCATCGACGCCCTGCTCGCCCGCCGGGTGATCGCCAAGGAGGCGCTCGGGCATCTCTCCGGCGACTACGGCGAGCCCGAGGCGACGCACGAGGTGCTGGCCAGCCTGATGCGGGACGGCCGCCCGCCGGCCGCGTCGGCGCCGGCCGAGGAGGCCTGGGTCATCCAGGAACGGCTCGAGATCGAGCACGAGTACCGGGTGCACAGCCTCGAGGACCTGGTCCTGCCCGGCATGACCTTCAGCCGCTACGGGCCGTTCTGCGTCCCGGGGGATCGCGACGAGGTGAACGCGTACGTCGCGTCGATCCTGGCGAGGCTGCCCGACGCCCTCGTCGGCGAATCCCTGTACGCGTGGGACATCGCGCGCGTGGCCGGCGGCGGCCTCCGCGTGGTGGAGGCGAACCTGGTGGGCTTCCACCCCGTCTACGAGCGCGGATTCCAGGCCAGCGGGTTCTTCCAGTATCACCCCCAGGGCCCGCCGCTGCTCGTCGACCTGCTGAGGCATGCGGAATCGACGTACAACGTGCGCTTCGAGCTCCTGGGCGACTGGAGCGGCGAGCCGAACCGCCACGCGCTCTACCTGAGGGTCTTCCGCCACTACCTCGATCGGCCGCCAATCCACGCGGTACCCTCCGGCGAACGGCCGGCCGCCCTCCCCGCGCCCGAGCGGGTCGACGCGGTGCTCCATCTCCGGGCCGAGGAGCTGCCGAGGTTCGCCCTGCTCCGGGATTCCATCGCGAGCACGGGGGCGCCGATCGGCACGCTCCACGTGGCCGTGCCCGACGCGGAGATCGAGGCGGTGATGGCCCATGGCGCGACCTCGGGTCCGGGCTGCGTGCTTGTCCCGGAATCGGAGCTGGTGCCGATGCGACCCGGCCCCGACGGGCCGCCGGATCGCGCCCTGGGGCAGGTCGCCCGCCTCGCCCTGGCGGCCCGGATCGGCGAGGAATTCTGCCTCGACCTGGCCCCCGACGTCGTCTCCGTCCGTCGATTCCGGGTCTCCGACCTGATCCGGGAGGGGAAGGCCTTCCACTCGCGCGCGATTGGCGCCGAGCGGGCGGATCGCTACCGACGCGCCGAGGAGCTGCTGGGCCTGCGGCGGTCGGGCTGGGCCCACGGCACGCTGCCCTTCCTGTTCGTCAAGCGGACCGTGCTCGCGATGCTGGACTACCTGGCGTCCCGGGCGGCCGCGGCTCCCGGCGGCGACGGCGACTGGAGGGGATACTTGCTCCGCCGGGCCGAGTGGGACCTCGGCGAGGCCTACTTCACGTTCGCCGAGGCCTTCGGCCTCGAGGAGCGGGATTACTTCCCCGGCGAATGGGGCCTGGCGGGGAATTGCGCCTGGTCCGTCGAGGACTGGGAGACGTGGGATCCGTCCGCCTCCTTCGAGGAGTACATCTCGTTCTACTTCTCCGTGCTCCGCGTGGGGCGGGTGCCGGCGGGGACGATCCGCCGCCGCCTGGCCCCCCACCTCGGCACGGGCATCCTCGGCCCCCAGCGGAAGGACGATTGA
- a CDS encoding class I SAM-dependent methyltransferase, protein MIDKLLAPPPELDYGIRVDKYHQIGEEYSRHCRELAGLAPDGRVLDVGCGFAPLAAGLTSYLSPEGSYVGIDAVPNGVEWASRTISPHYPNFRFAWIDAYNQTYRPNGRLDPRSYRFPFEDDEFDLVYMRSVFTHMLPDDVENYLSEVRRVMKPGGRSLITYFLLNSESTRLMGGEGSFINFPHDYGVYSKHYPGPEGSIAYREGHVRELYRQVGLTIVGPIHFGYWCGRESGRSSQDIIIATKQEKG, encoded by the coding sequence ATGATCGACAAGCTGCTGGCACCGCCACCCGAGCTGGATTACGGCATCCGGGTGGACAAGTATCACCAGATCGGCGAGGAGTACAGCCGGCACTGCCGGGAGCTCGCCGGGCTGGCCCCGGACGGACGCGTCCTGGACGTCGGCTGCGGCTTCGCGCCGCTGGCGGCCGGCCTCACCTCCTATCTCTCGCCGGAGGGGAGCTACGTCGGGATCGACGCGGTGCCCAACGGCGTCGAGTGGGCGTCCCGGACGATCTCGCCGCACTACCCCAACTTCCGCTTCGCCTGGATCGACGCGTACAACCAGACCTATCGGCCCAACGGACGCCTCGACCCGCGCAGCTACCGATTCCCGTTCGAGGACGACGAGTTCGACCTCGTCTACATGCGGTCCGTGTTCACGCACATGCTGCCCGACGACGTGGAGAACTACCTCTCCGAGGTGCGGCGGGTGATGAAGCCCGGCGGCCGCTCGCTGATCACGTACTTCCTGCTCAACAGCGAATCGACGCGGCTCATGGGGGGGGAGGGGTCGTTCATCAACTTCCCGCACGACTACGGGGTCTACAGCAAGCACTACCCCGGGCCGGAGGGGAGCATCGCGTACCGGGAAGGCCACGTCCGCGAGCTCTATCGTCAGGTCGGGCTGACGATCGTCGGGCCGATCCACTTCGGTTACTGGTGCGGCCGGGAGTCCGGCCGGAGCTCCCAGGACATCATCATCGCGACGAAGCAGGAGAAGGGGTGA
- a CDS encoding arsenate reductase/protein-tyrosine-phosphatase family protein, whose product MRIRARVPDAFAIWALAFGYFAFYVPYSGLSKALSQGFLPGMNGPVSGFTFLPASAVATTLVLLAMAASVGRRGRDGRGPLGPASPSMRWGTLAAGLATAVIIATTTINYTFTGISILFALLLMRGGVLILAPVVDRLWGRRVLPSSWAALGLSLAAIAVATSDVNSYRMTPLAALNIAAYLGGYVVRLNVMTNLAKHHDPDVNRRYFVEETAVAAVALTAMPALAALLLPGPIAGELRAGFTVFLATPAVVPAVLIGLLYGCLYLFGTWIYLDARENTFCIPLNRCSSLLAGVVASYGLCSLLGRRPPSTSELIGVVLIVAALEVLMGATLLARRRAVMAAPRRIVLFVCGGNTSRSPMAQAICNDELARRLDLASRGGAFRRVEAVSAGLTTTPGRSFTPASRAALQRLGLVPHDHVTREVTRDLVAQAEAVFCMTEDQRLALVGRFPEATAKIRRLDAGGDIPDPSGQDEETHHRLAVQLRDLIRAHLPAFAG is encoded by the coding sequence ATGCGAATCCGAGCACGCGTCCCGGACGCGTTCGCGATCTGGGCCCTGGCCTTCGGCTACTTCGCCTTCTACGTCCCGTACAGCGGGCTGTCCAAGGCGCTGTCCCAGGGCTTCCTGCCGGGGATGAACGGGCCGGTCAGCGGCTTCACGTTCCTGCCGGCGTCGGCCGTGGCCACGACCCTCGTCCTGCTGGCGATGGCCGCCTCCGTCGGCCGCCGGGGCCGGGACGGCCGGGGCCCCCTCGGGCCGGCGTCGCCGTCGATGCGGTGGGGGACCCTCGCCGCGGGGCTCGCCACCGCCGTCATCATCGCCACCACGACGATCAATTACACGTTCACCGGAATCTCGATCCTCTTCGCCCTGCTGCTCATGCGCGGCGGCGTCCTGATCCTCGCGCCGGTCGTCGACCGGCTGTGGGGCCGGCGCGTCCTCCCCTCGTCCTGGGCGGCGCTCGGCCTCAGCCTGGCGGCCATCGCCGTCGCGACCTCCGACGTCAACTCGTACCGGATGACGCCCCTGGCCGCGCTCAACATCGCGGCGTACCTGGGCGGCTACGTGGTCCGCCTCAACGTGATGACGAACCTGGCCAAGCACCACGACCCGGACGTGAACCGGCGGTACTTCGTCGAGGAGACGGCCGTCGCGGCGGTCGCCCTGACCGCGATGCCGGCCCTCGCCGCCCTGCTCCTCCCGGGCCCCATCGCCGGGGAGTTGCGCGCGGGCTTCACCGTCTTCCTCGCCACGCCCGCGGTCGTGCCGGCGGTCCTCATCGGGCTGCTGTACGGCTGCCTCTACCTGTTCGGGACCTGGATCTACCTGGATGCCCGCGAGAACACCTTCTGCATCCCCCTGAACCGTTGCTCGAGCCTGCTCGCCGGGGTCGTCGCCTCGTATGGGCTGTGCTCCCTGCTCGGACGACGGCCGCCGTCGACGTCCGAGCTGATCGGCGTCGTGCTGATCGTCGCGGCCCTCGAGGTCCTGATGGGCGCGACGCTCCTGGCCAGGCGGCGGGCGGTGATGGCGGCCCCGCGTCGCATCGTCCTGTTCGTCTGCGGCGGCAATACCAGCCGGTCGCCGATGGCCCAGGCGATCTGCAACGACGAGCTGGCGCGGCGCCTCGACCTGGCGTCGCGGGGCGGGGCGTTCCGCCGGGTCGAGGCGGTCAGCGCCGGGCTGACGACGACGCCCGGCCGGAGCTTCACGCCGGCCTCGCGGGCGGCCCTGCAACGCCTCGGACTCGTCCCACACGACCACGTCACGCGCGAGGTCACCCGCGACCTCGTCGCCCAGGCCGAGGCCGTCTTCTGCATGACCGAGGACCAGCGCCTGGCGCTCGTTGGCCGGTTCCCCGAGGCGACGGCGAAGATCCGCCGGCTCGACGCCGGCGGCGACATCCCCGACCCCAGCGGCCAGGACGAGGAAACCCACCACCGGCTCGCCGTGCAGCTCCGGGACCTGATCCGGGCGCATCTGCCCGCCTTCGCCGGCTGA
- a CDS encoding type I 3-dehydroquinate dehydratase — protein MGGDLAARARGAAWLLVRADLCGDVPAAWLRERFPGRLIYALRTRASGGDADPSDPGRGGRLAEAAGAFDLVELEPQDLRPETLAAVPPPRRLVCWRGPGEGLRGLQDRLRWLTGAEAALYRLVVDAADVRDGLPPIELLHRARRSDLVAYADGEAGLWSRVASAALDAPMVFGTVEGDAAAEPGGPAVGRLVEDFGLPRVGPVRQLFGFAGDPAARSLSPRLHNAAYRASGLPALFLPFLVGEFDAFWSAIVASGALERLGLPLRGLTVAAPNKARSKAVAAVISPAARRSDSANLLAFRHGHWVADTTDPCGVLEPLARRGFAVAGRRAAVIGCGGSGRAIAAALSKAGARVVLANRGRARGEAASRLLGLPLVALKELSAAAVDILINATPVGRGGEPPPVDVGGLRPGCAVVDLVYAGDPTPLAERAGAAGALVIEGLEVLAVQAARQFTKMTGRPMPPGLAEGMLGLEHAPERNSRGVDRRHPILTPGA, from the coding sequence GTGGGTGGGGATCTCGCGGCGCGGGCCCGCGGGGCGGCCTGGCTGCTCGTCCGCGCGGACCTCTGCGGCGACGTGCCCGCCGCCTGGCTCCGCGAGCGATTCCCGGGGCGGCTGATCTACGCGCTCAGGACTCGCGCCTCGGGGGGGGACGCCGACCCGTCGGATCCCGGCCGCGGGGGGCGGCTCGCCGAGGCGGCCGGGGCCTTCGACCTGGTCGAGCTCGAGCCGCAGGACCTGCGGCCCGAGACCCTCGCGGCCGTCCCGCCGCCGAGGCGGCTCGTCTGCTGGCGCGGGCCTGGCGAGGGGCTCCGCGGCCTCCAGGACCGCCTGCGGTGGCTGACGGGCGCGGAGGCCGCTCTCTACAGGCTGGTGGTCGATGCGGCCGACGTCCGCGACGGATTGCCGCCGATCGAGCTGCTCCACCGGGCGCGGCGATCCGACCTCGTGGCCTACGCCGACGGCGAGGCGGGGCTCTGGAGCCGCGTGGCCTCGGCGGCCCTCGATGCCCCGATGGTCTTCGGGACGGTCGAGGGGGACGCGGCGGCCGAGCCGGGCGGGCCCGCGGTCGGGCGGCTCGTCGAGGACTTCGGGCTGCCCCGGGTCGGGCCGGTCCGGCAGCTCTTCGGCTTCGCCGGGGATCCCGCGGCGCGTTCGCTGTCGCCCCGGCTGCACAACGCCGCCTACCGGGCATCCGGATTGCCCGCGCTGTTCCTGCCGTTCCTGGTCGGCGAGTTCGACGCCTTCTGGTCGGCCATCGTGGCCTCCGGCGCGCTGGAGCGGCTGGGGCTCCCGCTCCGGGGCCTCACCGTCGCCGCGCCCAACAAGGCCCGTTCGAAGGCGGTCGCCGCGGTGATCAGCCCGGCGGCGAGGCGGTCCGACTCCGCCAACCTGCTGGCCTTCCGCCACGGCCATTGGGTCGCCGACACGACGGATCCCTGCGGCGTGCTCGAGCCGCTGGCGCGGCGAGGCTTCGCGGTCGCGGGCCGCCGGGCGGCCGTGATCGGCTGCGGGGGATCGGGCCGCGCGATCGCCGCGGCCCTGTCGAAGGCGGGGGCCCGCGTCGTCCTGGCGAACCGCGGCCGGGCCAGGGGCGAGGCGGCGTCGCGGCTCCTGGGGCTGCCCCTGGTGGCGCTCAAGGAACTCTCCGCGGCCGCCGTGGACATCCTCATCAACGCCACCCCGGTCGGTCGCGGCGGCGAGCCCCCGCCGGTCGACGTCGGCGGCCTCCGGCCCGGATGCGCGGTGGTCGACCTCGTCTACGCCGGGGATCCGACCCCGCTGGCCGAGCGGGCGGGCGCCGCGGGGGCTCTCGTGATCGAAGGCCTCGAAGTCCTGGCCGTCCAGGCGGCCCGCCAGTTCACCAAGATGACCGGGCGGCCGATGCCCCCGGGGCTGGCGGAGGGCATGCTCGGGCTGGAGCACGCCCCCGAGCGGAACTCCCGCGGGGTCGACCGTCGGCATCCCATCCTGACGCCGGGGGCGTGA
- a CDS encoding LLM class flavin-dependent oxidoreductase has protein sequence MGEGLRFHWSMSSAGDPYRGALPRASQSGVPDLARLAEFCRTAEACGIESVLTAFGFHRPDPIVLATALAARTDRVSFMVAVRSGVCSPTSFVQQVNTVAAVTGGRICLNVVVGHTPEEQRGYGDFLSHDERYARTDEFLTICRALWESREPVTYEGSYYRVENARLNTPFAPGGRGGPEIYLGGNSPQAAALAARHASCLIRLPDTPARMRPEVEALREGGTEVALLVSLLVRPTAEEAIEAAGEMVGSLGSRPKQTHRAFRQRSDSVAFTSMLGRAEEADSPWLTPTLWTGAVPYLGAPAVALVGSPEDVASAILEYRSIGVTQFLFMGWPDVEEMTRFARDVAPIVREREGSPRALAV, from the coding sequence ATGGGTGAGGGGCTGCGATTCCACTGGAGCATGTCGTCGGCCGGCGATCCGTACCGCGGGGCCCTGCCCCGCGCCTCGCAGTCGGGGGTGCCCGACCTCGCGCGGCTTGCCGAGTTCTGCCGCACGGCCGAGGCCTGCGGGATCGAGTCGGTCCTGACCGCCTTCGGCTTCCACCGGCCCGACCCGATCGTCCTGGCGACGGCCCTGGCGGCACGGACCGATCGCGTGTCGTTCATGGTCGCGGTGCGGTCGGGCGTCTGCTCGCCGACGTCGTTCGTCCAGCAGGTCAACACGGTCGCCGCGGTCACGGGCGGACGCATCTGCCTCAACGTGGTCGTGGGCCACACCCCGGAGGAGCAGCGAGGCTACGGCGACTTCCTCTCCCACGACGAGCGATACGCGCGGACCGACGAATTCCTGACGATCTGCCGCGCCCTCTGGGAATCCCGCGAGCCGGTGACGTACGAGGGCTCGTACTACCGGGTCGAGAACGCACGCCTGAACACGCCGTTCGCCCCGGGGGGCCGGGGCGGGCCGGAGATCTACCTCGGGGGCAACTCGCCGCAGGCGGCCGCGCTGGCCGCGAGGCACGCGTCCTGCCTCATCCGCCTCCCGGATACCCCGGCGCGGATGCGGCCGGAGGTCGAGGCGCTCCGCGAGGGGGGGACCGAGGTCGCGCTGCTCGTCTCCCTCCTGGTGCGGCCGACCGCCGAGGAGGCGATCGAGGCGGCCGGGGAGATGGTGGGGTCGCTGGGGTCCAGGCCGAAGCAGACGCACCGCGCCTTCCGGCAGAGGAGCGACTCCGTCGCGTTCACCTCGATGCTCGGCCGCGCCGAGGAGGCGGATTCGCCCTGGCTGACGCCGACGCTCTGGACCGGGGCCGTGCCCTACCTCGGCGCGCCCGCCGTCGCCCTGGTGGGCTCGCCCGAGGACGTCGCCTCGGCGATCCTCGAATACCGGTCGATCGGAGTCACGCAGTTCCTCTTCATGGGCTGGCCGGACGTCGAGGAGATGACCCGCTTCGCGCGCGACGTCGCCCCGATCGTGCGCGAGCGTGAGGGGAGCCCGCGGGCGCTGGCCGTCTGA
- a CDS encoding O-fucosyltransferase family protein, which translates to MSAIVSISCLGSYGRFGNQLFQYAVARKYAELHGARLETPAWIGQRLFGIDDPPLSRTLPRAAFDELPWGRVDVDLFGFFQYQDAVGRLSTAELRRWYAFRPEWTSLFEPPRPYYIAANLRRGDYLDLQEVFAIVTKPSYLDACRRFGLDVDALIWVCEELRPPMPAFDGPGLGFLADFFAVMNADVVLRANSTFSWWAALLGEGRVFSPVVEDRTGYQTVEFVEGNWPRICDPRNCRTLVTDLHVAD; encoded by the coding sequence ATGAGCGCGATCGTCTCCATCTCCTGCCTCGGCAGCTACGGCCGGTTCGGGAACCAGCTCTTCCAATATGCCGTGGCGCGGAAGTATGCCGAGCTGCACGGCGCCAGGCTGGAGACCCCGGCGTGGATCGGTCAACGGCTCTTCGGGATCGATGACCCGCCCCTCTCGCGGACGCTCCCCCGGGCGGCGTTCGACGAACTCCCCTGGGGACGGGTCGACGTCGACCTGTTCGGCTTCTTCCAGTATCAGGACGCCGTGGGGCGCCTCTCGACGGCCGAGCTCCGCCGCTGGTACGCGTTCCGGCCCGAGTGGACCTCCCTGTTCGAGCCGCCGAGGCCCTATTACATCGCGGCCAACCTGAGGCGGGGGGATTACCTCGACCTCCAGGAGGTCTTCGCGATCGTCACCAAGCCGTCCTACCTGGACGCCTGCCGGCGATTCGGGCTCGACGTCGACGCGCTCATCTGGGTCTGCGAGGAGCTCAGGCCGCCCATGCCGGCCTTCGACGGGCCGGGCCTGGGATTCCTGGCGGACTTCTTCGCCGTCATGAACGCCGACGTCGTGCTGCGGGCCAATTCCACCTTCAGCTGGTGGGCCGCGTTGCTCGGCGAGGGGCGGGTGTTCAGCCCCGTCGTCGAGGACCGCACGGGCTACCAGACGGTCGAATTCGTCGAGGGCAACTGGCCGCGCATCTGCGATCCCAGGAATTGCCGCACCCTCGTGACCGACCTCCACGTCGCGGATTGA
- a CDS encoding LLM class flavin-dependent oxidoreductase has protein sequence MALRFHWRMLQGGEGAGLPRGTQNRTPSIGMPELDGQAEFCRRAVACGMDSLLLDFGYAKPDPILLAAALGMKAGGIGFIVAYRSGLMSPVTFVQQLNTLSALIGGRFSLNIVAGHSPDEQRSYGDHLDHDRRYARTDEFLAVCHAFWEGRRDIDFAGEYYRIEKGNLNSAFQSERRTSPEIYIAGSSEAARRLAVARGTCWMQIGDTVERIARAAEAVRGEGIDVGLRLSVIARPTREEAVAAARALVDGLGPGGAEKDVEGAFIRRSDSQSMRDMYRRAGEEWLSPTLWAGAVRSHGPASIALVGSPRDIAGAILEYERAGVTQFILSGWPKVESMEYFGREILPIIRHAERAAGGQAPREPGCEGVPAPHAGRRPADVAGERINL, from the coding sequence ATGGCCTTGCGGTTCCACTGGCGGATGCTCCAGGGCGGCGAGGGGGCCGGGCTACCCCGGGGCACGCAGAACCGGACCCCCTCGATCGGCATGCCCGAGCTCGACGGCCAGGCCGAGTTCTGCCGCAGGGCCGTCGCCTGCGGGATGGACTCGCTCCTGCTCGACTTCGGATACGCCAAGCCCGACCCGATCCTGCTCGCCGCCGCGCTGGGGATGAAAGCCGGCGGCATCGGCTTCATCGTCGCCTACCGCTCCGGCCTGATGTCGCCGGTGACGTTCGTCCAGCAGCTCAACACCCTCTCGGCGCTGATCGGCGGCCGGTTCTCGCTCAACATCGTCGCGGGCCACTCCCCCGACGAGCAGCGGTCGTACGGCGACCACCTCGACCACGACCGCCGGTACGCCCGGACCGACGAATTCCTGGCCGTCTGCCACGCCTTCTGGGAAGGCCGGCGCGACATCGACTTCGCGGGCGAGTACTATCGGATCGAGAAGGGGAACCTCAACTCCGCGTTCCAGTCCGAGCGGAGGACGTCCCCCGAGATCTACATCGCGGGCAGCTCGGAGGCGGCCCGGCGCCTCGCCGTCGCGCGGGGCACGTGCTGGATGCAGATCGGGGACACCGTCGAGAGGATCGCCCGGGCCGCCGAGGCCGTGCGGGGCGAGGGGATCGACGTGGGGCTGCGGCTCTCGGTGATCGCGCGGCCGACTCGGGAGGAGGCGGTCGCGGCGGCCCGCGCGCTCGTCGACGGGCTCGGGCCCGGGGGCGCGGAGAAGGACGTCGAGGGGGCGTTCATCCGGAGGAGCGACTCGCAGTCGATGCGCGACATGTACCGGCGGGCCGGCGAGGAGTGGCTCTCGCCGACCCTGTGGGCCGGCGCCGTGCGGAGCCACGGCCCGGCCTCGATCGCGCTGGTCGGATCGCCCCGGGACATCGCCGGGGCCATCCTCGAGTACGAGCGGGCGGGCGTCACGCAGTTCATCCTCTCGGGCTGGCCCAAGGTCGAGAGCATGGAGTACTTCGGCCGGGAGATCCTGCCGATCATCCGCCACGCCGAGCGTGCGGCCGGCGGGCAGGCCCCCCGCGAGCCCGGGTGCGAGGGCGTCCCCGCCCCGCATGCCGGGCGACGGCCCGCGGACGTGGCGGGCGAACGGATCAATCTCTGA
- a CDS encoding glycosyltransferase family 2 protein — protein sequence MAERTLKVSIIMPTYRRPHTIGQAIGSVLAQTHADWELIVSDNAGDGYRFDDPRIVVLDSRGVASAAYARNRAIPLATGDLVSFLDDDDELDPTYLETLAGEFRSRPALQMVKCQMIRRGELNETYGTPTVLVRRPLATPSWEPMWRQDRSYFQAIIDRHGLSEAAGTLAILPRALCRSGVDPTGGLRAGGL from the coding sequence ATGGCCGAACGCACGCTGAAGGTCTCGATCATCATGCCGACGTACCGGCGGCCGCACACGATAGGGCAGGCCATCGGCTCCGTCCTGGCGCAGACGCACGCCGACTGGGAGCTGATCGTCTCCGACAACGCGGGCGACGGCTATCGGTTCGACGACCCGCGCATCGTCGTGTTGGATTCGCGAGGGGTCGCCAGCGCCGCCTACGCGCGGAACCGGGCGATCCCGCTCGCGACCGGCGACCTCGTGAGTTTCCTGGACGACGACGACGAGCTCGACCCGACCTACCTGGAGACGCTCGCGGGAGAGTTCCGCTCGCGGCCGGCGTTGCAGATGGTCAAGTGCCAGATGATCCGGCGGGGGGAGCTCAACGAGACGTACGGGACGCCGACCGTGCTGGTGCGACGGCCGCTCGCCACGCCCTCGTGGGAGCCGATGTGGCGGCAGGACCGGAGCTATTTCCAGGCGATCATCGACCGGCACGGGCTGTCCGAGGCGGCCGGCACCCTCGCCATCCTGCCCCGGGCGCTCTGCCGATCCGGCGTGGATCCGACCGGCGGCCTGCGGGCGGGGGGGCTCTAG